A part of Eschrichtius robustus isolate mEscRob2 chromosome 20, mEscRob2.pri, whole genome shotgun sequence genomic DNA contains:
- the CBX8 gene encoding chromobox protein homolog 8: MELSAVGERVFAAEALLKRRIRKGRMEYLVKWKGWSQKYSTWEPEENILDARLLAAFEEREREMELYGPKKRGPKPKTFLLKAQAKAKAKTYEFRSDSARGIRIPYPGRSPQELASTSRAREGLRNMGLSPPGSSSTCRGVEPPRDRDRDRDRERERERERERGASRADDKPSSPGDSSKKRGPKPRKELLDPSQRPLGEPSDGLGDYLKGRKLDDTASGAGKFPAGHSVIQLARRQDSDLAQCGVASPSPAEATGKLAVDTFPARVIKHRAAFLEAKGQGTLDPGGPRVRHGSGTPSSVGGLYRDMGAQGGRPSLIARIPVARILGDPEEESWSPSLTNLEKVVVTDVTSNFLTVTIKESNTDQGFFKEKR, from the exons ATGGAGCTTTCAGCGGTGGGGGAGCGGGTGTTCGCGGCCGAAGCCCTCCTGAAGCGGCGCATACGGAAA GGACGCATGGAATACCTCGTGAAATGGAAGGGCTGGTCGCAGAA GTACAGCACATGGGAACCTGAAGAAAACATCCTGGATGCTCGCCTGCTCGCAGCCTTTGAGGAAAG GGAACGAGAGATGGAGCTCTATGGCCCCAAAAAGCGAGGACCCAAACCCAAAACCTTCCTGCTCAAG GCCCAGGCCAAGGCAAAGGCCAAAACTTACGAGTTCCGAAGTGACTCTGCCCGAGGCATTCGGATCCCCTATCCCGGCCGCTCACCCCAAGAACTGGCCTCTACTTCCCGGGCCCGTGAGGGCCTTCGGAACATGGGTCTTTCCCCACCGGGGAGCAGCAGCACCTGCCGAGGAGTGGAGCCCCCTCGGGACCGTGATCGGGACCGGGAtcgagagagggagagggaacgaGAGCGTGAACGGGGTGCTAGCCGCGCAGACGACAAACCCAGCTCGCCAGGTGACAGCTCCAAGAAGCGAGGTCCCAAGCCCCGGAAAGAGCTCCTGGACCCCTCACAAAGGCCCTTGGGAGAACCCAGTGATGGCCTTGGAGATTACCTCAAGGGCAGGAAGCTGGACGACACTGCTTCCGGGGCAGGAAAGTTCCCAGCTGGCCACAGTGTGATCCAGCTGGCTCGAAGGCAGGACTCGGACCTGGCCCAGTGCGGTGTGGCCAGCCCCAGCCCGGCTGAGGCCACGGGCAAGCTGGCTGTGGACACCTTTCCAGCCAGGGTCATAAAGCACAGGGCCGCCTTCCTGGAGGCCAAAGGCCAGGGCACCCTGGACCCTGGTGGCCCCCGGGTCCGGCATGGCTCAGGCACCCCCAGCTCTGTGGGGGGCTTGTATCGGGACATGGGGGCCCAAGGGGGAAGGCCCTCCCTCATCGCCAGGATCCCAGTAGCCAGAATCCTGGGGGACCCAGAGGAAGAATCCTGGAGCCCCTCTCTGACCAACTTGGAGAAGGTGGTGGTCACCGACGTGACCTCAAACTTTTTGACCGTCACAATTAAGGAAAGTAACACGGACCAAggcttttttaaagagaaaagatga